Part of the Flavobacteriales bacterium genome is shown below.
GCATTGGCCGAGGCACCTCCATTATCTGCCAAAAGAACGACATTTTTCGATCCTCCGGTTGAATACGTAACACTGTGAGGCCCTGGACCGGTAGCTGTTGCCGGAGTAGCACCACTTCCAAAATCCCAGTTGTAGTTTTGGAATGCACCTCCCGATCCGTCCGAATAGGTCACTACATCGCCGGTACAAACGTCATTGGAGCTAGAAGTGATATTGGCTGCCGGGAGAGGCTGAACAATATTGATGTTATCGATGTACAGGTTGTTGCCATATCCACTTTTTGCGATAAAGCGAATTTGTACATCAGTAAAGCCATCGTAAGCACTAAGATCTATATCCGTGCAAGTGGATCCTTGAACACACCAATCGCTCTGTACAATGGGAGTAAAAGGTGTAGTCTGAGATCCAATGGTCTCCAAGTTGCCACCAGGAGCACCGTCGTAGCTAGCGATGCGACTCCATGTAGACCCGCAATCCGTGGAAATAAAAATAGCCAAGCTATCATATAAACTAACGCTATATCCTGCATACGCATGATCAAAAGTCAAATGCGGATTAACGGCTCCGGTAAAGTCAAGAGTAGGTGTCGTCAACCAGTCTTCCACCTCAGAAGTTTGTGCAGAGGAGTAGTTGAAGTTATTCACTCCTGCAGCCCAGTTTCCTCCATTTCCAGAAGCCGATCTGCGCTCCCACGTAAGATCTCCATCGGGATTTGTAATCCGGAAGCGGTCAAATCCTGAAGCTTGCTCAAAATCTTCAAAGAAGGGGAGTAAGGTGCTTCCAATGAAAACAGGCTGTGCAATTCCTACAGAATCAACGCCCACACCATTATCGGCGGTCATACCCACTGTATATGATCCAGCTGCGGTAAACTGAATACTAACATTCGTTGACGTCGCACTTGTACCATTGACATAAGACCACCCAGTTGCCGGGCTAACGTACCAAGCGAATACAGTTGGCGCACCTGTAGAGGTGTTTATAAAGTCAACCACTTGTCCTGGGCATCCTTCAAAGGTACTTGCGTCAAAACCAGCAGATGGAGCACTTGAAGGAGCTTCGATTTTAAAATCGTCCAAGGCGATATCCGAAGACCAGTCTGGTCCCGTAATTCCTCGTAGTCTCACAACAACCGTATCTCCTAAGTATGGAGCCAAGCTCAAGCTTGCCAAGTTCCAAGCCGAACCTTGGTCACCAGAGAGCACAGGAAGAACATCCTCAATCAAACGTCCATTGACAATAAGATCCGTGTGTAAGTCTCCTACCGCTGTACCATTCATGTGGTATCGATAGGTTAACTCAAAAGAACCTGATGACGGAAGAGCCACACATGGAGAGTACATGATGGCTTCTTGGCCGGTACATCCGTTAGATGCTTCGAGATATACGTACTTACCATTTGATGTGCCGGGATTGTAGTCCTGACTGGGTCCGGTATTATTCGAAGGCGTACCTCCGAAATTTGTCCGCCAGTCAATATCATCGTCCACCCCATTATCCAGATTGAGCCATCCACCGGGAAGAGGACATACCGTTGCGCCACAATCACTGCTCGTATTGCACGCAGTAAAGGACTCCAGATTGTCCATCCACGGTGTCATGGATACTGTTCCGCCAGTGAGCAAGTAGAAGCTTACTTTCGCTGTATCGTTGTATTTGTTTTGATCCGAAAGAATGCTGTGGTAGACATCCAAACTGTTCGTTCCTGTCATATTTGGCGTGAACGATTGAGTAAAGGTAAATTCCATGGAACTTCCGGACAGAAGTGTGTCAGTCCACGATTGAGATACGGGAGTTCCTCCGTCGTGCACGTAGCTTGCGCTGAATCCGTGCACATCGTTCGTTCCTTGATTGGTGAGTCGAACCACAACGTCCGAAGAACCACCTCCTGCACAGCCGGGCTGCGGTCCATTGAAAGGTGTCAATACTTCCAAGAAGATATCGTCGTTCAAGGAACAGTTTGACAATCCAGCAGCAACGAAGAAAGCATCACGACGCTCCCCAAGGCCTCCGTTCGGTCCAACAGCTCGAATGGTGTAGTAGTAATCCACAGAAGGATCGTGTTGCAAGACGGCTCCAGAAGTTGTTGTCGATGTACCCACTACTTGCATATAAGCGGTGTCCATACGCATAATTTCATAGCTCGTTGCACCGGTGACCGCATTCCAAGAGAAGGCAATCGAATCTGGGCAAATAGACTGAACTTGGAATCCACCCACACGGCGCAGAGCGGTGTTTACACTGTCGCTCTCATCACTCACCGGGCCGCGGCTCACACGAACCAGAACTTCATCACTGGCCAAAGTGCCAGGTACGCTCCAGTTGCGGAAGCGGGCAGTTGCACCAGCGGTTCCAATTGTGTTCCAAGTGGTACCATTATCATCGCTGTAATCAAGAGTAAAGCTGTTACCGTTGCTGAGTGCATCCCAACGAATCACTTCGGTTGTTGCGGGCTCTAGCGCAGCACCTCCATTCGGGAAGGTGAGGATGATTTCGTCATCAATGGCATATTCAAAGACCACGACATAGGGCTGTGGTCCATTGGGAATGGACGCCCCAGACACTTCAATGGTATACGTTCCGGCAGCAGGGAAGTCCAAGGTCACCTGCTCCACGTTATTCATATTGTCTACTCCTCGTGTTGCGTTTGCATTGAGGTTCGTAGCATTAGGTGTGTGATCCAACACCCAAGGATCCCAAGAAGCTCCTGAGGGATCTTTCACGACCAACTTCAAGTCATTCACCAATGGTGTCGATGCAAAAGGAGAGCCTTCTACATCATTCCAGTAAAGCAAGATTTTCACTTCCCCAACACTTCCGGGCAAGGTGATATTGAAACTATCGAGTTCAGCCGTAGAAATGGAGTCTTGAAAGAAATTCCCTTCTAGAATGGTCTTTTGCGCTCGACGAGCGTTTACACGACCATAGCCATATCGGAAATCCGGACCTGGATTCCCTAAGTCCTCTGCTGAATTCATCAGAATTCCTTTCATCAAGGCCGAAGTAGGCTCGGTTCCACCGTTGGTTTCTTTGAAGGCCTGGTACATCGTGGCCAATGAACCTGCAACGCCTGGGCAAGCCATCGAAGTTCCTGTAGAACTAGCATAGCTATTCACATCTACTGTTGAATAGACACTGGTCCCCACAGCGCAAACATCTGGCTTGATACGGCCGTCGTCCGCAGGACCACGACTACTGCTGTTGGCTAGTGCATCGTTGAACTGGACATTACCCACGGCCAAGGTGTTCTTACCCACCTTGATACCACCG
Proteins encoded:
- a CDS encoding S8 family serine peptidase, translated to MKLTRIAALLLFVLSVGSASAQNRSAQQLHLKTGVYDCPANLESFIQSPYQTDELRNGVYYRILQFNDLPTSSERAEMEAAGIVLNSYLPQNAFQARISSDAAIINLDRWGVRSVMIIEPAFKMTTSLANRDFPEHALNGDNDILLSVIYQNDLTADQALDVFRSAGADIIGRFSKRNQIELSVPIADIEAIAALPEVYFMEAIDPTPVPENDRGRTNHRVNYNQNGSVQYGGFDGSGVVVAMGDDGVIGPHIDYEGRVDQRYVDASSGNHGDRCAGIIFGSGNYDPDGRGNAPGAYLFAYEPFDNVDSSDSHYDVHQVRITSTSYGNGCNAGYTSYASFADETIYDNPGLMHVFSAGNSGTSNCNYGAGAGWGNITGGIKVGKNTLAVGNVQFNDALANSSSRGPADDGRIKPDVCAVGTSVYSTVDVNSYASSTGTSMACPGVAGSLATMYQAFKETNGGTEPTSALMKGILMNSAEDLGNPGPDFRYGYGRVNARRAQKTILEGNFFQDSISTAELDSFNITLPGSVGEVKILLYWNDVEGSPFASTPLVNDLKLVVKDPSGASWDPWVLDHTPNATNLNANATRGVDNMNNVEQVTLDFPAAGTYTIEVSGASIPNGPQPYVVVFEYAIDDEIILTFPNGGAALEPATTEVIRWDALSNGNSFTLDYSDDNGTTWNTIGTAGATARFRNWSVPGTLASDEVLVRVSRGPVSDESDSVNTALRRVGGFQVQSICPDSIAFSWNAVTGATSYEIMRMDTAYMQVVGTSTTTSGAVLQHDPSVDYYYTIRAVGPNGGLGERRDAFFVAAGLSNCSLNDDIFLEVLTPFNGPQPGCAGGGSSDVVVRLTNQGTNDVHGFSASYVHDGGTPVSQSWTDTLLSGSSMEFTFTQSFTPNMTGTNSLDVYHSILSDQNKYNDTAKVSFYLLTGGTVSMTPWMDNLESFTACNTSSDCGATVCPLPGGWLNLDNGVDDDIDWRTNFGGTPSNNTGPSQDYNPGTSNGKYVYLEASNGCTGQEAIMYSPCVALPSSGSFELTYRYHMNGTAVGDLHTDLIVNGRLIEDVLPVLSGDQGSAWNLASLSLAPYLGDTVVVRLRGITGPDWSSDIALDDFKIEAPSSAPSAGFDASTFEGCPGQVVDFINTSTGAPTVFAWYVSPATGWSYVNGTSATSTNVSIQFTAAGSYTVGMTADNGVGVDSVGIAQPVFIGSTLLPFFEDFEQASGFDRFRITNPDGDLTWERRSASGNGGNWAAGVNNFNYSSAQTSEVEDWLTTPTLDFTGAVNPHLTFDHAYAGYSVSLYDSLAIFISTDCGSTWSRIASYDGAPGGNLETIGSQTTPFTPIVQSDWCVQGSTCTDIDLSAYDGFTDVQIRFIAKSGYGNNLYIDNINIVQPLPAANITSSSNDVCTGDVVTYSDGSGGAFQNYNWDFGSGATPATATGPGPHSVTYSTGGSKNVVLLADNGGASANANVSVQVTAPETAQFNVANPSVGIATFTPQANQANVDSVMWDFGDGSTSTVFAPSHTYNDNGSYTVGLTVYSECGLEYVSTSVLIQGIGLNELSDEQFSLYPQPTSNAINLKYTGDALQGVALVRLIDAAGRIVLEQAISVSDLKTGKSWDISSLASGAYYVQVQGDEEFWQTPMIKQ